Proteins from one Desulfonema limicola genomic window:
- the rsgA gene encoding ribosome small subunit-dependent GTPase A codes for MNIKKLGFDKWFLDRIDASKSDNYEISRVTAVNKDSFQIMKDAKQVFAEVTGKILFNADSPKDFPTVGDWVYARFYDNDTFAVIHEVIPRKSLLKRKTAGRKNEYQLIAANIDTAFIIQSFGSDYNLRRLERYLVIVNEGNISPVVLLSKSDLAPEHERNRKLDDIKILMPNIEIIEFSNISLYGINKIKDILIPGKTYCLLGSSGSGKTTLLNNLSNDYVFETNEVREKDGKGRHTTTRRQLIHLENDAVIIDTPGMRELGNIDVSTGINETFKEIVRLSEQCLYNNCTHTNENGCAILQALQDKVISQERYQNFVKMNKETAYNEMSYFEKRKKDKNFGKLCKSIIKNKQKRK; via the coding sequence ATGAACATAAAGAAACTAGGTTTTGATAAATGGTTTTTGGATAGAATTGATGCTTCAAAATCAGATAATTATGAAATTTCAAGAGTTACTGCTGTTAATAAAGATAGTTTTCAAATTATGAAAGATGCAAAACAAGTCTTTGCTGAAGTAACCGGAAAGATTCTTTTTAATGCTGATTCACCAAAAGATTTCCCAACAGTGGGCGACTGGGTGTATGCCAGGTTTTATGATAATGATACCTTTGCTGTTATCCATGAAGTAATTCCAAGAAAATCTCTTTTAAAAAGAAAAACGGCAGGCAGGAAAAATGAATACCAGTTAATTGCAGCAAATATTGATACTGCTTTTATAATTCAATCTTTTGGTTCAGATTATAATCTCAGGAGATTAGAAAGATACCTTGTTATAGTTAATGAAGGTAATATTTCGCCTGTTGTGCTTCTCAGTAAAAGTGATCTTGCACCCGAACATGAAAGAAACAGGAAGCTTGATGATATTAAAATATTAATGCCAAATATTGAAATTATTGAATTCAGCAATATAAGTCTTTATGGAATTAATAAAATCAAGGATATTCTTATCCCGGGAAAAACATACTGCCTGCTCGGTTCGTCAGGTTCAGGTAAAACAACCCTGCTCAACAATCTTAGTAATGATTATGTTTTTGAAACAAATGAGGTCAGGGAAAAAGACGGGAAAGGAAGGCATACTACCACACGGCGGCAGTTGATTCACCTGGAAAATGATGCAGTGATTATTGATACTCCAGGTATGCGGGAGCTTGGAAATATAGATGTTTCAACAGGGATTAATGAAACATTTAAAGAAATTGTCAGGCTTTCGGAACAATGTTTATATAACAACTGCACCCATACTAATGAAAATGGATGTGCAATACTTCAAGCTCTGCAAGATAAAGTCATTTCACAAGAACGCTACCAGAATTTTGTCAAGATGAACAAAGAAACAGCTTACAATGAAATGTCGTATTTTGAAAAAAGAAAAAAAGATAAAAATTTCGGGAAATTATGCAAGTCTATAATTAAAAATAAACAAAAAAGGAAATAA
- a CDS encoding iron ABC transporter permease, whose translation MKILKIKWKTQIVLLCTALAAAIVISTGMGYISISPGNVIKIIVSEITGFSSLISGMDPVHQVVVMDVRLPRILTAAIVGGGLALAGCVFQGILLNPLADPYTLGVSAGAAFGAAVALLLNLGAAGSYSIPFFAFTGAATTLLFVLFLSSTSGGMSSNNLILSGIIVASILSAGISFLKYIADEQVAVIIFWLMGSFTSRSWADAGMALIFVTAGLMVFLFFSRDLNLLAMGERTASSLGVNTRQVTLILLVTASLVTAVCVSVSGIIGFVGLLVPHMMRTISGPDNLKLLPSSFLAGAVLLLCADTITRAVLPHEIPIGVLTALIGGPFFCYIFRQKQMGKTSV comes from the coding sequence ATGAAAATATTGAAGATTAAATGGAAAACCCAGATTGTTTTACTCTGTACTGCCCTGGCTGCTGCCATAGTTATTTCAACAGGCATGGGGTATATTTCCATATCTCCTGGAAATGTAATAAAGATAATTGTTTCTGAAATTACCGGTTTTTCCAGCCTGATTTCAGGCATGGACCCGGTTCACCAGGTTGTTGTTATGGATGTGCGGCTTCCAAGAATCCTGACTGCCGCCATAGTTGGAGGAGGCCTGGCGCTTGCAGGATGCGTATTTCAGGGCATACTGCTCAACCCCCTGGCAGACCCTTATACCCTGGGAGTATCGGCAGGTGCAGCATTTGGGGCAGCCGTAGCATTACTGCTTAACCTGGGAGCAGCGGGTTCCTATTCCATCCCTTTTTTTGCTTTTACAGGTGCTGCCACCACTCTTTTATTTGTACTCTTCCTGTCCTCGACCAGCGGGGGCATGTCGTCAAACAACCTGATTTTATCAGGTATAATTGTTGCGTCAATCCTGTCGGCAGGTATAAGTTTTTTAAAATATATTGCAGATGAACAGGTTGCTGTAATTATTTTCTGGCTTATGGGAAGTTTTACTTCGCGCTCCTGGGCAGATGCAGGCATGGCATTGATATTTGTAACAGCCGGGCTGATGGTGTTTTTGTTTTTCTCAAGGGACCTTAATCTTCTGGCAATGGGAGAGCGCACAGCCTCATCCCTGGGGGTAAATACCAGGCAGGTTACACTCATTCTCCTGGTAACAGCTTCTCTTGTAACAGCAGTCTGTGTTTCAGTTTCAGGGATTATCGGGTTTGTCGGGCTTTTAGTTCCTCACATGATGAGAACCATTTCAGGACCCGACAATCTTAAACTCCTCCCTTCCTCTTTTCTGGCAGGAGCAGTTCTCCTGCTCTGTGCTGATACCATTACCAGGGCAGTTTTGCCTCATGAAATTCCCATAGGAGTTCTTACAGCCCTTATAGGAGGCCCTTTTTTCTGTTACATATTCAGGCAGAAGCAGATGGGAAAAACTTCAGTTTAG
- the cobM gene encoding precorrin-4 C(11)-methyltransferase produces MTSYPVLFVGAGPGDPELITVKGQKALQEADLVIYAGSLVPQALLQWTKPGCGHINSASMHLEEFVSLMIKNHKSGKKVVRLHTGDPSLYGAIAEQTAELKKHDVPFNVIPGVTAAFGAAAAMGIEYTLPEITQTLILTRISGRTPVPESENLESLAAHKASMAVYLSISMIDRVAEILERTYGKDCPAAVACCVSQPDERIFHTTVSELPALVKKENIRKQALIIVSRVLDDKLQEANQKSRLYDKSFSHEYRNSRVDPVRQFPVNNLLSNPKGFKNP; encoded by the coding sequence ATGACAAGTTATCCAGTTTTATTTGTAGGTGCAGGACCTGGAGATCCTGAACTTATTACAGTTAAAGGCCAGAAAGCCCTCCAGGAAGCAGACCTGGTAATCTATGCAGGCTCTCTTGTTCCCCAGGCCCTTCTTCAATGGACAAAACCAGGATGCGGACATATAAACAGCGCTTCAATGCACCTGGAGGAATTTGTAAGCCTTATGATTAAAAACCATAAATCAGGTAAAAAGGTGGTAAGGCTTCATACAGGAGACCCAAGCCTTTATGGTGCCATTGCCGAGCAGACAGCAGAACTTAAAAAACATGATGTTCCCTTTAATGTTATTCCAGGGGTTACAGCAGCTTTTGGTGCTGCCGCAGCTATGGGCATTGAATATACCCTGCCTGAAATTACCCAGACCCTTATACTGACCAGGATTTCAGGCAGAACCCCTGTTCCTGAATCTGAAAACCTGGAGTCCCTTGCAGCTCATAAGGCTTCAATGGCAGTTTATCTTAGTATTTCAATGATTGACAGGGTTGCTGAAATCCTTGAAAGAACCTATGGAAAAGACTGCCCGGCTGCTGTTGCCTGCTGTGTAAGCCAGCCTGATGAAAGGATTTTTCATACCACGGTTTCAGAGCTTCCAGCCCTTGTTAAAAAGGAAAATATCCGAAAACAGGCTCTTATTATTGTCAGCAGGGTATTAGATGATAAGCTCCAGGAAGCAAATCAGAAATCCAGGCTTTATGATAAAAGCTTTTCCCATGAATACAGAAACAGCCGGGTTGATCCTGTTAGGCAATTCCCAGTTAATAATTTACTCTCAAACCCTAAGGGTTTTAAAAACCCTTAG